The Hypnocyclicus thermotrophus genome includes a window with the following:
- the rpmD gene encoding 50S ribosomal protein L30, translating to MAKLKIKLVKSVSGRKPNHVATVKSLGLRKINQIVEHEKTPDIEGKVKLVSYLLEVEEV from the coding sequence ATGGCTAAGCTTAAAATAAAGCTTGTAAAAAGCGTAAGTGGTAGAAAACCTAATCATGTAGCAACTGTTAAGTCATTAGGATTAAGAAAAATTAATCAAATAGTTGAGCATGAAAAAACACCTGATATAGAAGGAAAAGTTAAATTAGTTTCATACTTATTAGAAGTAGAGGAGGTGTAA
- the rpsE gene encoding 30S ribosomal protein S5 gives MAKNNNNVELKERILRINRVSKTTTGGRTISFSVLAAVGDENGKVGIGLGKANGVPDAIRKAIANAKKNMITVALKNGTIPHEQIGKFGATNILLKPATKGTGVIAGSSAREILELVGVHDILTKIRGSKNKNNVARATIEGLKTLRSAEQIAKLRGKEVKDILS, from the coding sequence TTGGCTAAAAATAATAATAATGTTGAATTAAAAGAAAGAATATTAAGAATAAATAGAGTTTCAAAAACAACTACTGGAGGAAGAACAATCTCTTTCTCTGTATTAGCAGCTGTTGGAGATGAAAATGGAAAAGTAGGTATAGGACTTGGAAAAGCAAATGGTGTACCTGATGCTATAAGAAAAGCAATAGCTAATGCAAAGAAAAATATGATAACTGTAGCATTAAAAAATGGAACTATTCCTCATGAACAAATTGGAAAATTTGGAGCGACTAATATTTTATTAAAACCTGCTACAAAAGGGACTGGAGTAATTGCTGGTTCTTCAGCAAGAGAAATATTAGAGCTTGTTGGAGTACATGATATTCTTACCAAAATAAGAGGATCTAAAAATAAAAACAATGTTGCTAGAGCAACTATTGAAGGGTTAAAAACTTTAAGAAGTGCTGAGCAAATAGCAAAACTTAGAGGAAAAGAAGTTAAAGATATCTTAAGCTAG
- the rplR gene encoding 50S ribosomal protein L18 encodes MFKKVDRQKVRRRKHLKIRKRINGTASKPRLSLYRSNKNIFAQIIDDVNAVTLVSASTIDKELRAEVTNGGNVEAAKIVGKKIAERALAKGITEVVFDRSGYIYTGKVKALADAAREAGLKF; translated from the coding sequence TTGTTTAAAAAAGTAGATAGACAAAAAGTTAGAAGAAGAAAACATTTAAAAATAAGAAAAAGAATAAATGGAACGGCTTCTAAACCAAGACTGTCTTTATATAGATCAAATAAAAATATATTTGCTCAAATAATAGATGACGTAAACGCTGTTACTTTAGTTTCAGCTTCTACAATTGATAAAGAATTAAGAGCGGAAGTAACAAATGGTGGAAATGTTGAAGCTGCTAAAATTGTAGGTAAAAAAATTGCTGAAAGAGCTTTAGCAAAAGGAATAACTGAAGTTGTATTCGATAGATCTGGATACATCTATACTGGAAAAGTAAAAGCTTTAGCTGATGCAGCTAGAGAAGCTGGTCTAAAATTCTAA
- the rplF gene encoding 50S ribosomal protein L6, with product MSRVGNKPINIPSGVQVTINGKDVTVKGPKGTLSKTFFDNITIKVEDNIINIERANDTPSVRALHGTTRALLNNMIVGVSEGFRKTLELVGVGYRAAAKGKGLELSLGYSHPVEIAPVDGITFTVEKQTVIHIDGIDKEVVGQVAAEIRAKRAPEPYKGKGVKYSDEIIRRKEGKKA from the coding sequence ATGTCTAGAGTAGGTAATAAACCTATTAATATACCTTCAGGTGTTCAGGTAACAATTAACGGAAAAGATGTTACTGTAAAAGGACCAAAAGGTACATTATCAAAAACTTTTTTTGATAACATTACAATAAAAGTTGAAGATAACATAATTAATATAGAAAGAGCAAATGATACTCCAAGTGTTAGAGCTTTACACGGGACTACTAGAGCTTTATTAAATAATATGATAGTAGGAGTATCAGAAGGATTTAGAAAAACTTTAGAACTAGTTGGGGTAGGATACAGAGCTGCTGCAAAAGGAAAAGGATTAGAATTATCTTTAGGATATTCTCATCCAGTAGAAATAGCTCCAGTTGATGGAATTACTTTCACAGTAGAAAAACAAACTGTAATTCACATTGATGGAATAGATAAAGAAGTAGTAGGACAAGTTGCTGCTGAGATCAGAGCAAAAAGAGCTCCTGAACCTTATAAAGGAAAAGGTGTTAAATACTCTGATGAAATTATTAGAAGAAAAGAAGGTAAAAAAGCTTAG
- the rpsH gene encoding 30S ribosomal protein S8, translating to MFLTDPIADMLTRIRNANAASHERVDIPHSKEKEAIASLLKEEGYILNYKVIQDGNRKNIRVYLKYVDGQKVIKGLKRISKPGRRVYSGASEMPRVLSGLGVAVVSTPKGIVTDKFCRENNVGGEVLCYVW from the coding sequence ATGTTTTTAACTGATCCGATAGCAGATATGTTAACAAGAATAAGAAATGCAAATGCTGCTTCTCATGAAAGAGTGGATATTCCGCATTCAAAAGAAAAAGAAGCAATAGCTAGTTTATTAAAAGAAGAAGGATACATCTTAAACTACAAAGTTATACAAGATGGAAATAGAAAAAATATAAGAGTATATTTAAAATATGTTGATGGACAAAAAGTAATAAAAGGATTAAAAAGAATATCGAAACCAGGAAGAAGAGTTTATTCTGGAGCTAGCGAAATGCCTAGAGTATTATCTGGATTAGGAGTAGCTGTTGTATCAACTCCTAAAGGAATAGTAACAGATAAATTCTGTAGAGAAAATAACGTTGGTGGAGAAGTTCTTTGCTATGTATGGTAA
- the rpsN gene encoding 30S ribosomal protein S14, translated as MAKKSMVQRDVKRQKTVDKYAAKRAELKERAKKGDREAIEALSKLPRNASPCRVRNRCEINGRPRGYMREFGISRVQFRQLAGAGLIPGVKKASW; from the coding sequence ATGGCTAAAAAATCAATGGTTCAGCGTGATGTAAAAAGACAAAAAACTGTAGATAAATATGCTGCAAAAAGAGCTGAATTAAAAGAGAGAGCTAAAAAAGGAGATAGAGAAGCTATAGAAGCTTTATCAAAATTACCTAGAAACGCTTCTCCTTGTAGAGTAAGAAATAGATGTGAAATTAATGGAAGACCTAGAGGATATATGAGAGAATTTGGAATCTCAAGAGTACAATTTAGACAATTAGCTGGCGCTGGGCTTATACCTGGTGTAAAAAAAGCAAGTTGGTAG
- the rplE gene encoding 50S ribosomal protein L5: MARLLKKYNEEIVPALQKELGLKNIMQVPKLEKIVVNMGVGEATQNSKLIDAAASDMALITGQKPSIKKAKKSEAGFKLREGQAIGVAVTLRKEKMYEFLDRLINVVLPRVRDFEGVSSKAFDGRGNYSLGLTDQLVFPEIDYDKVEKLLGMSITIVSSAKTDEEGKALLTAFGMPFKK, from the coding sequence GTGGCTAGATTATTAAAAAAATATAATGAAGAAATAGTTCCGGCTCTTCAAAAAGAATTAGGATTAAAAAACATAATGCAAGTACCTAAATTAGAAAAAATCGTAGTAAACATGGGAGTTGGAGAAGCTACTCAAAATTCAAAATTAATAGATGCAGCAGCAAGTGATATGGCTTTAATTACAGGACAAAAACCTTCGATAAAAAAAGCTAAAAAATCAGAAGCTGGTTTTAAATTAAGAGAAGGACAAGCGATAGGTGTTGCTGTTACTTTAAGAAAAGAAAAAATGTATGAGTTTTTAGATAGATTAATCAATGTTGTATTACCAAGGGTAAGAGACTTTGAAGGTGTATCAAGTAAAGCTTTTGATGGAAGAGGAAATTATTCGTTAGGATTAACTGACCAATTAGTTTTCCCTGAAATAGACTATGATAAAGTAGAAAAATTATTAGGAATGTCTATAACTATTGTATCTTCAGCTAAAACAGATGAAGAGGGAAAAGCATTATTAACTGCATTTGGAATGCCTTTTAAAAAGTAA
- the rplX gene encoding 50S ribosomal protein L24 codes for MAKPKIKFVPNKLHVKTGDTVFVISGKDKGKTGKVLRVFPKKGKIIVEGINIITKHVKPNQINPQGGVVKREAPIFSSKVMLFDEKAGKPTRVGYKVVDGKKVRYSKVSGEVL; via the coding sequence GTGGCTAAACCAAAAATAAAATTTGTACCTAATAAGTTACATGTGAAAACTGGAGATACAGTATTTGTTATTTCTGGTAAGGATAAAGGAAAAACTGGTAAAGTGTTAAGAGTGTTTCCTAAAAAAGGTAAAATAATAGTTGAAGGAATAAATATTATAACAAAACATGTAAAACCTAATCAAATAAACCCACAAGGTGGAGTTGTAAAAAGAGAAGCTCCAATTTTCTCAAGTAAAGTGATGTTATTTGATGAAAAAGCTGGGAAACCAACAAGAGTAGGTTATAAAGTAGTAGATGGAAAAAAAGTAAGATACTCAAAAGTATCAGGTGAAGTTTTATAA
- the rplN gene encoding 50S ribosomal protein L14, producing MVQQQTILNVADNSGAKKIMVIRVLGGSKKRFGRIGDIVVASVKEAIPNGNVKKGDVVKAVIVRTKKEIRRQDGSYIKFDDNAAVVLNNNNEPRGTRIFGPVARELRAKEFMKIVSLAPEVL from the coding sequence GTGGTACAACAACAAACTATCCTTAATGTAGCTGACAACTCTGGAGCAAAAAAAATAATGGTAATCAGAGTTTTAGGTGGTTCAAAGAAAAGATTCGGAAGAATTGGAGATATAGTTGTAGCATCAGTTAAAGAAGCTATTCCTAACGGGAATGTAAAAAAAGGTGACGTTGTAAAAGCGGTAATCGTTAGAACTAAAAAAGAAATCAGAAGACAAGATGGTTCATATATAAAATTTGATGATAATGCTGCAGTAGTATTAAACAACAATAATGAACCAAGAGGAACAAGAATCTTCGGACCTGTAGCGAGAGAATTAAGAGCTAAAGAATTTATGAAAATAGTATCTCTTGCACCAGAAGTATTATAA
- the rpsQ gene encoding 30S ribosomal protein S17 — MRNERKVKEGVVVSDKMDKTVVVLEEKMALHPLYKKRVKKSKKFKAHDENNVCKIGDKVRIMETRPLSKDKNWRVVEIIEKAE; from the coding sequence TTGCGTAACGAAAGAAAAGTAAAAGAAGGTGTAGTAGTTTCTGATAAAATGGATAAAACAGTAGTTGTTTTAGAAGAAAAAATGGCTTTACATCCTCTTTATAAAAAAAGAGTAAAAAAATCTAAAAAATTTAAAGCACATGATGAAAATAATGTTTGTAAAATTGGAGATAAAGTAAGAATAATGGAAACTAGACCATTATCTAAAGATAAAAACTGGAGAGTTGTAGAAATAATTGAAAAAGCTGAGTAA
- the rpmC gene encoding 50S ribosomal protein L29 has translation MKAAELRNLETQELITKSKELKEELFNLKFQLSLGQLTNTAKIREIRREIARIKTIIKERELAN, from the coding sequence ATGAAAGCAGCTGAATTAAGAAATTTAGAGACTCAAGAGTTAATAACTAAATCTAAAGAATTAAAAGAAGAATTATTTAATTTAAAATTTCAACTATCTTTAGGACAATTAACTAACACTGCTAAAATTAGAGAAATAAGAAGAGAAATAGCTAGAATAAAAACAATTATTAAAGAAAGAGAATTAGCTAACTAA
- the rplP gene encoding 50S ribosomal protein L16, with translation MLMPKRTKYRKMMRGNLRGKAQRGNTVHFGEWGLQALEPKWITNRQIEACRVTINRTFKREGKTFIRIFPDKPYSKKPEGVRMGSGKGNVDGWVAVVKPGRIMFEVSGINDELAKEALRKAAHKLPIKCKIVKRENGGDE, from the coding sequence TAAAAGAACTAAATATAGAAAAATGATGAGAGGAAACCTAAGAGGTAAGGCTCAAAGAGGAAATACTGTTCATTTTGGTGAATGGGGATTACAAGCTTTAGAACCAAAATGGATTACAAATAGACAAATTGAAGCATGTAGGGTAACAATCAACAGAACTTTTAAAAGAGAGGGGAAAACTTTTATTAGAATATTCCCTGATAAACCATATTCGAAAAAACCAGAAGGAGTAAGAATGGGTTCTGGTAAAGGTAATGTTGATGGTTGGGTAGCAGTTGTTAAACCTGGTAGAATAATGTTTGAAGTATCAGGTATTAACGATGAATTAGCTAAAGAAGCTTTAAGAAAAGCAGCTCACAAACTACCTATAAAATGTAAAATTGTAAAAAGAGAAAATGGTGGTGATGAATAA